The DNA segment TCGTCTACTCCCGCTCTACCACCAGCGACAGTCTGAACGGGAAGTGCGCCCGCACGCGGCCGTTCGCGAAGCCGGCGCGCGCCGCCAGCGCCCGCAGCTCGTCGGGGGTGAACGAGCGGCGGACGGAGAGCGGGCCGTCGTGGCGCGTGACCGGGTGCCTGCGCCAGAACGTCGCGGCGAGGAGCCGCGCGCCCAGCAGCGCCGCGCGCGACCGCGCCAGGTCGTTCACCACGAAGGCGATGCGCGACACGCGGTGCATCTCGCGCAGCACGCGGATGCAGTCGCGCTCGTCGTCGAAGTGGTGCAGGGCGGTGGACAGCAGCACGAAGTCGAACGAGCCGTCCGCGTACGGCAGCCGCAGCGCGTCCGCCGCCTCCACCTGCACGACCGGCTCCGCGGCGGTGTGCTCACGCGCGAAGGCGAGCGTGGTCGCGTGGTTGTCCGTCGCCACGACGTGCACCTGCACCTCCTCCCCGCGCGCCCACCGGGCGATCTCCAGCGGGATGTCGCCCGAGCCGGTGCCGACGTCGAGGATGCGGTACGCCTCGCGCGGGTGGCGGGCGACCAGGTCGGCGAGGTGGTGCAGGACGACGCGCGTGCCGCCCAGCCACCGGTTCACCGCCCGTAGGTCGTCGAGCGACTTGGCGAGCTCCGTGCGATCCTGCGCGGGCTCGTCCATCAGCTCCGCGCCCGCCATCCGCGGCAGCGCGCTCACGCCAGCGCCTCGCGCACGCGGCGGGCGGAATCGTCGATCGCCTCCGCCAGCGCCGCCTCGTCCAGCGTCGTCACGCGGCCGTCGCGGTAGAGCACGCGGCCGCGCACCGCCGTCATCACCACGTCGGTACCCCGCGCGGCGTGGAAAAGCGCCGCCACCGGGTCGTGCACCGGCCGCACGTGCGGCGCCGCGAGCGAGACGGCGCAGAGATCCGCGTCCTTCCCCGGCTCCAGCGTGCCGATGCGCTCCTCCATCCCCAGCGCCCGCGCGCCGTCGATCGTCACCAGCCGCAGCAGGTCGGCGGGGGCGAGGAAGCCGTACGACGCGAGGCGGCCACGGTGCAGGAGCGAGGCGATCCGCGCCTCCTCCAGCAGGTCCAGCCGGTTGTTGCTGCCGACGGAATCGGTCCCCAGCCCCACCCGCACCCCCGCCTCGCGCAGCTCGGGATAGGGCGCGATGCCGTGCCCCAGCTTCGCGTTGGCGACGGGGCAGTGGGCGACGGCGCAGCCGTTGTCGACCAGGCGGACCACGTCGTCGTACTCCAGCAGCACGCAGTGGATGAGGAGCGGGCGCGCGGCCAAGACGCCCAGCCGGTCCAGCATCTCCATCGTGGTCTGCCCCCGCGGCGGCGTGGCGATGTCGCGCGCGCGCAGCCCCGGCGCAAAGTCGCCCTCGCCGCGCGTCACCAGCTCGCGCTCGGGGACGGACTCGCCGGCATGGATGGCGATGGGAAGCCGTTCGTCGCGCGCGTACCGCCCCGCCGCGGCGAAGAGCGCGTCGGAGACGGTGTACGGCGCGTGCGGGGAGATGCCGACGCGCACCAGATCCGTCTCCTCCGCGCGCATGCGGTCGACTGCCGCGCGGAGGTCGGCCATCGACTCGTCGGCGACGCGGGGATCGGGGCCGAAGAGCTCGCGGTAGACGATGCCGCGCATCCCCGCCTCGCGCAGCGCGCCGAGCGACGCGGCGGAGGATTCGGTCGCGGCGACGGTCGTCATCCCCGCCCGCAGGCACTCGACCAGTGTCCACCGCGCGGCCACCTCGTAATCCCCGTCGCACAGCACCGCGCGCTTCGTCCCCACGAGGCGGAGGATCCAGTCGCGGAAGCGCAGGTCCTCGAGCGCGCCGCGGAAGATGGAGAGCTCGGGGTGCGCGTGGACGTTCACCAGCCCGGGGAGGAGCGCCGCCTCGCCCAGCTCGACGACCTCCGCGCCCTCGGGCGGCTCGATGGCCGCGCGCGGGCCCACGGCGGCGATGCGGCCGTCGGCGCCCAC comes from the Longimicrobium sp. genome and includes:
- a CDS encoding methyltransferase domain-containing protein; translated protein: MSALPRMAGAELMDEPAQDRTELAKSLDDLRAVNRWLGGTRVVLHHLADLVARHPREAYRILDVGTGSGDIPLEIARWARGEEVQVHVVATDNHATTLAFAREHTAAEPVVQVEAADALRLPYADGSFDFVLLSTALHHFDDERDCIRVLREMHRVSRIAFVVNDLARSRAALLGARLLAATFWRRHPVTRHDGPLSVRRSFTPDELRALAARAGFANGRVRAHFPFRLSLVVERE
- a CDS encoding amidohydrolase family protein, whose translation is MAERVTIWRAAWVLPVATEPVRDGAVMVGADGRIAAVGPRAAIEPPEGAEVVELGEAALLPGLVNVHAHPELSIFRGALEDLRFRDWILRLVGTKRAVLCDGDYEVAARWTLVECLRAGMTTVAATESSAASLGALREAGMRGIVYRELFGPDPRVADESMADLRAAVDRMRAEETDLVRVGISPHAPYTVSDALFAAAGRYARDERLPIAIHAGESVPERELVTRGEGDFAPGLRARDIATPPRGQTTMEMLDRLGVLAARPLLIHCVLLEYDDVVRLVDNGCAVAHCPVANAKLGHGIAPYPELREAGVRVGLGTDSVGSNNRLDLLEEARIASLLHRGRLASYGFLAPADLLRLVTIDGARALGMEERIGTLEPGKDADLCAVSLAAPHVRPVHDPVAALFHAARGTDVVMTAVRGRVLYRDGRVTTLDEAALAEAIDDSARRVREALA